The region GAAATAACATTAAGAACTGCACCTGCCTAAATCTCAGCAAGATTTGACCCAGTGTAAGAGGCAAAGTCTGCAGCAGGTGTGATGGTTGGAGCTCTGAAACCACAGTGTTTTGATTCAGTGATTTGTCACGAGGGGCTCCTGCCCTGCGGTGCCATCGGGGTGACACTTCTGCACTGTCCGTTTTCCACTCTGGTTTCTAGATCCTGGAGTAGATGAGACCGTCACACTTGTTTCAATTCTCCTTCTTTTAGGCCTTTAATTCCGAAACGGACAACTTCAAGCTGGCGTACGGAGGACACCAGTACCACGCCAGCTGTGCAAACTTCTGGATCAACTGTGTGGAGCCCAAACCTCCAGGTCTCATTTTGCCAGACCTGCTCTGAAATGGGTTGTGCTGAAGGGGGGCTGTAGGGCCCAATAACGCAGGACGCGTGGGGTAAGCGGTGCGATGGGTAAGCGGAAAGGCTGGAGGTGTGGGTCGGGTTTGAAGCgtttagttttgatttttgtaCCATAGCGAGTTAAAGCCACTGTTGTATAAAAATTACTGGTAAAGAATCTCACTTGAAATGGCCGGGGTTTCAGAAATAACCAGCAAAAAAGGTAGTGTGGcaaaaaatgcagcatttcagtCTTTCTCAAGATGAAAGCGAGTTAGTTTTGGTAAAAGGCAATCGGGTAGCCAAGGGCATAAACCTCGGCGAGAGGCCGGTCCTGGCTTCCCAGAGACACTGAAATGCTGCACCGATTTGCGTGGAAGTGACCACTTAAATACTTGAAGGACGAATTTGCAAACAAAccttttctttaatgtttttggTATATGGACcatgatgtttttctttaaatatttgctgcTATACTATTACAATGCATACAATGCACGAGTCACGGTAACTTTCAAGGCAAGATGAATTATTGACTCTGAAGGAATGAGGCTGTGGAGAGCCATTGTGTATTTATACTCCGCTGTTCTGTATTGTAAATTATACTGTATTCATATGCATAACCGGTTGGTACCGGGGGGTGAGGACTTGGAAAAACTGCTGAGCTTTTCCGTGTCGTATCCGATTCTTTAGCACAGGCAGCTGCGTTTTCAAACTGTTGTAAATAGACACAACCCCCTTCCTTGGGCTTGTCCTGAACTCCGGGTGCGATGGATGTTTCACCTGACCCTTCGGTCCTTGTGCGGCTGCATCGCCGCTGAACACTGGACTCGTGATACCGGGTggctgctcttctccctctctatATATTTAGAAAATCTCCCTTCTCTCCAGAGATACCAACAGCTTTTCTGAGTTAATCTTGCCTCCATTATAAGTAGCTGACACTGATAGGTAATTATTTGCTGAAATAGAAATTACAATGAGGAAAAATGATGCTTTGTAATTATTAAATGCTGTATTGGGAAAAGGGAGTTTATTGGTAGCGTGGGTTTCCACCACAGTTCCTGAGCGCTTAGCCAGATAGGATTTTTTGTCTAATTAAAAGAGAACGCCACAAATAAGAGAGGCCACAATGTGAAACTTAAAGCAAACACAGCACCGGCTATATTGTCATAAAAGCACTTTCCAGTGATGCTTTTCTTGTACTTGTTAAGCGAGTTCCCTCTCTGAGATGTATCCAGCATGTCTTTTGGCCCATAAAAATAAGGAGTCGACATTCACACTGATAACGCAGCCGAGCTCGCTGGAGTGTGGCCGGGAGCGCACCGGCTGCGTGGGGACGCCCCCGGTGCATCGCACACCGAGCAGCGTCTCGCCTGCACGTCCACGTCGTCAGAACGGCTGTTGTGTGCAGCATCGCGGCGGTTCGGCTGCCGGAGCCGCGTCCTTGCCGCCGTATCCAAGGTTACGGGGTTTTCTGGAGAGCGTCACGGCTCTCTGTGCGCACAGCCCGATGGACACGCCGCCTCCCGCTTCGCTTGCGCTGCACTTCGGGATTTAACTCCTTTTTCTGCATGGATCTTTCTCTAGGAAAAAAGTGACAAACGGagttgttgtgttgttgttttttttaatttagtgtgTGTGTTCTCTGGACCTGCCTTGGGGTTACCTATGGAAAGTGGTTTTTCTAGGTGTTTCTGTATATTTGGAATTTTAAGAGATTGTTTGCTTGGTTATTGAGTATATAGGTGACTTTGCCCGGTTGTGTTCCTGCTGTCGTGCGGTGCTGTCCTGTGTTCCCGCTGTCGTGTGGTCCTGTCCCGTGTTCCCGCTGTCGTGCGGTGCTGTCCTGCTGTCCTGTATTCCCGCTGTCGTGCGGTGCTGTCCTGCTGTCCTGCGTTCCCGCTGTGGTGCAGTGCTGGTGTGTACCAGGCTCGTGGTCCAGCGGCTCCGTGCCCTCCACGCCGCTCGAGCGTCCCCTGCACTCCCGGACCCGCTCGGGGTTCTTTGTGCTGTGCGAACCGGCACCTTCTGCACCTGCTGTTCGCTGGCTTCTCTGGCAGcagcttctgttctcctgggCTTGTTCCGAGCAGCTTCTTCCTTGAAAACCGTGCAGGGTAAATCCGATCGGGATGTTCGACCTCAGGTCAAGCGGCTCCTGGAACCCAAGGAACGCTCCGATTTCCAGTTACCACATGGTGGGTTAATTAAACCCGAAACAAAAACTGCCTTTTCAATAAGAGCTGCTATTGTATAAACTActtcttctgaaatattttctcttcttctctggacctgTATTTAATTCCAGTCCTCAATATTACAATCTAAATGTCATCATTTTATGAAGTGGTCAGAAAACTCTTTATATtgtgcttcctttttcttccctcgGGGTGAATGTTATTTGTCTTCTAGAAGTGGTTTTGTGATCCGTAGTTGGAGCTGGTTTGGTTTGTGCTGTGCTGGACTCACTGCTGTATTTTCAATCCAATGAGCGCGGGTTTCGTTGACTTTAGTACGTTGTTTACTCCCACAATGATTTATAAATCCTTTGTTGAGATGCAAACcttgttttcaataaaaagcTCATTTCATATCTGACCAATCCATGAAGTGGCTTGAAGATGTTTCACTGAATAATGTATCAAATATTCTTCCAGGAATTAAGATAATGGCCATTTGGAAAAGCCGAAGGCTGCAGGAGGGTCTGCCCCTGGAGTCGCGCTGCTTCGCCCCCAGCAGCCCGGCCAGACTGCGGCTCCGGCTCTTCTTGTGTTCTCTGGAGCGCCTGAAAAACTGGGTTTGGGGCAGGAAAAACACTCGTGTAAAACACCTTTAGTTGGAATGAACACGAGAGGAGCTTTTGCAGAGAAATACCTGCCTACAAGTATTAACATCATCGCGCTTCTCCGTAATAGAATCTCTAATGGGTAGTTCAGGTGAATTCTTTGTTTCATAATGTGCTTTATTAggcaattacatttttttatagGTCTAAccttcctttttgtttaaaagtcaGTCCTGATGCTTTCTTGGCTCAACATCAGCACCTTCCCCTCCTCTAGGTACCAGGGCCCCCTgtgtatatagtatatatagtTACTCAAAATGGAGAATTTTTACTTTCCAGTTTTTATATCGGAAATACTGTTAAATTATACATAGTCCATTTTCTAGGTGAAGTTTAATTTTGAAAGCGGATTTCAggttttagtttagttttgggttttttttcccctttgaaatGCCACGCTTTCAGAACGTCTCCAGACTAACGATTAGTCTTGATTTTTAATCCCGACTTTTTCTGATTTACCATTTTCCTGGCTGCAGTTTAACTCCCAATAAGAACAGAGTAGAATGTGTTTCTCACAATGGACGGTCCGgctcctttgtgtgtgtgtgtgtgtcgctGAACCCGGGGCTGTGGAACCTGAACCGTCACCTGCAGTGAAGGTGAAACCCGATTCATGGAACTCATGGAAACCTCTGATCCAGACTGTTACCCCAGCCAGGGCTGGATGTATTCCTGACCCCCAGCGGGTTTTAGTCTGGGGAAGTCGACCCCACCGTGCAGGGATCCCGGGGAGAACCTGGAACCTCCGCTCTCGCAAACCTCGGCTGCTCAGCTGGGGCTTGGTAAGAGAAAGGTTTTGACCCAGCCAAGTGAATTACCCCGCTTTGGTGCTGAGGATCGGGAAGCGCAGGACACCGGGCTGGACTGCGACCCGAGCAGCAAATGACAGGAACAATCTCAGTATTTCTCTTGGGACACCGCGTTCTCAGCGTTACTCGAGATGCATTAGCGCCGTTCTGAACAGGAAACCAACACATGTTCTGGTTTAatctttattgatttttttttgttttttttttacaagtatAGAATCTCATTTAAATCAGAGAGCTATCCCGGCATCCAGCAATCTGCCTGTTCCTCCTCAGCGATGAGCAGGGGACAGCCGCGTCTCGCTGGGGACGGGCTCGCCTTGCGCTCCAGTTCAGCCGGCCCCAGCCCCTCCGCGGGGACGGGAGGGATGCCCAGGAGGCAGCGCCTTCTCCCCATCTCGGGCTGGAACCGTTCTCGTCGCGCGGTGAACAAGGCAAAGCCTTCTCTGGAAAGCCGTCCCTGTCCGGAGCGTGAGCAGATCGCCGTTTTGCGCAGAATAATTCTAGAGTGCGATGTCACCTTGAGGATGTCATGAAGTGATTTGGAAATGGGCTAAGGCAGATCACGACCGTACTTAGAGCTGAGTAATCAAGCAGATTTACCTACTTCCAGTTTGCTGGTTGATGGAATGTTAGAAAACGCAGCTCATCCCCTCTGGAAGGCGCCGTGCACAGAGTTCCCGTGGGGTTCTTTGGCTGAGCCGGGGAGGGTTCACCTCTCGCTTCTGTCTTGAGCCACATTTGGACAGGAGCTCTGTTTACTTTCCACCCACAAGAAACACCAGCATTTTTGAGTACTGTAAGAGTATTCCAGGGCCGTTGCCCTGGTGTGGAATGACTGAGAAAGGATCTTGTATTTATTTGATTCGAGTAattcaaattttatttgtggccgACATGAACtgacttcacttttttttaaattttaatacagATTAAGAGCTGACTAAAGATCTCAAACACTATATACTGAGAGTCACTACGGCTGTTAAAGAAAACACCAGCACTAGCACTGCAGCCCTGCCCTCCTGCTTTCGGAAACCCCGCTGCGCGGAGCAGGACCCGCTCGCCCCGTGCTAGTGCCGCTCCCTACCCGCTACAGGATTTTGCAAGGAAGCAAACAAGCTATTAACGAAATATCCAGGCTACCGCATCACAAAGCACATTTTGTTCATTAACTCTGCCAAACGCCTGTTgggcctttcctcataggatactaataaactgaaaaaaggaGGGAGGCTTCATGAAAGGAATAAACTTAGAAGGAGGCCTCATTCTGCTAAATCAGAGAAATGCGGGTGGGGGAATCCCTGTAGAGAGAAATGCTTTGAGGGGAATCGTTGGCCTTGCAGGTTAGTGAGGTGAGAATTAGTTGAGGTTCTGCTGTATGGTAAAGAACCAAAGTTGGCTGTAGAAGGAGAAGGGAATGTCTCCAGTCTGGTTGACTCAGAACAGCGCGTCCCTTCTGTTGTGCTTCCTGCCTGCAGTCACCTTAAATTCCCCAGTAAGGCATCAGGGGTCTCCTCTCTCGCTCATAAACGTCTGGGATGATGCCATATGGTGTCTGTACCATTTTAACCGTCGTCTTCCCAAAGAGCTTCCTCTCGTAGTCTATCAGCTGTCTCCAGAAGCCCACGTTGGGGCGAATAATGGGGCGCCTCGATTTGACCCAGTTGTACGCCTCGAAGAGGGAGACCTTGTGGTACTTCATCAGGTAGGCGATGCAGAGCGTGGCCGACCTGCTCACGCCGGCGGCACAGTGGACTAAGGTGGCCCCGTGCTTCCGCGCCACGCTGTTGATCTTGTCGGCGACGCTGTCGAAGTACAGGGAGATGGGGGCGTTGGGCATGTCAGCCAAAGGCACTTTCACGTATTCAAACTGGGGCCAGTTGAAATTGGGGATCTCGATGGTGGCGTTGATGATGCAGGTGATTCCCCGTGACAGGAGCAGGTGCCGGTTGGAGGCGACGCTGCCCCGGCTCAGGTACAGCGAGGGGGTGATTTGGGCGATGCCCCCCAGGGCACTTTCGGAAAGCATTCGCGGAGCCATCAGAGTTCTCGGCAAGGAGTTGTGGCTTCTGGAGGTCATGGAGGATCTTGGCACTCACGCTTCCATTATGGGAACAGACCCACCAGGATCTTCAGCCAAGGGAAGGGTTGTCTGGCCCGCTGGtgtcagggcagcaggagccccCTCCACCCACTCCCTGCAAAACACAAGCAATGCCCTGTGAGCGGGACGTGGTCCGACGAGCCCATGTCTGCCAGGAGAACAGGAGAACCCAACTCGCTCCCCTGGCCTGGACAACCTCCTGCCAACCGCCCTGCGCCGAGGTGCTGCCGGGTTTGCGTCGGGCTTATTACCACGGGGCCCCCAGGCACGGCCTGGGCAGATATTAACCAAAAAATCTCCCAGCCTAATTAGCTGCAATTACTTGTCGAGGGTTTAGGCAGCGTACCTGTAGGCCCGGACAGCGTTTCACCCGGATTAGCAGGCGGAAGATTAGCAGCTACGCCTTTTCCGCACTCAGAAGCGGCAACTTCACAGCTGGCCGGGGCCCAAAGGCTGGTGAGAAACAGCTCACCGGGGCTGGATGCAGATGCCAGCGATTGAGATGACCTGCCCTCTCCTCAGTGCCACCCTTCTCCTTTTTTAGGTGTATGAAAGGCCCCGCCAAAGTACATAAACAGAGGAAAGTTGCTCATTAGAGGAGGCAGTGAGTCACGTCCATCCAGAGCAGCAATCGGCTCTCAGCGAGGCTGGGGAAGTGTGGAAAGACTGACCTGGTTCTGTCAGAAGCTGAGTGTAAAACCGAAGCAGAGGCTGGGACAAGGGCGGCTCTTTTCCTGCTGCTCCAATGACTGACTAATGCTTTGGAGAGAGACTTGGGTCCGCCTGCCTGAGCGGTGCACCCCGGCTCTGGCCCCAGGAAGGACCCGCTTTTATTTCCCTGCTCCTTCAGGATTTCTCTGAAGCCGGTGGAGAAGGCACAAGCGAGGGGACGAGCCCCGGAGCAACAACAATGTGCCAGAGCCTTGGAGCTGTGTGGTCTCCAGCTGGGGAGTCCCTGCTCTGCCCCGGTATGTCTGAGCCCACCAAAGCGCACCGGGCTTTGCACGGAGGGGACCTGGGGTGCTGAGCGGCTGTTTGTCCCTCCAGCATTTAACTCTCTGGGTTAGAGTCCTCAAAGGGCTGAAAGGCCCTGATGCAGGGTCCTGTACCCCGACACAGCACAGCCATCTGTCTGCATCCCACGTGCTGGGAAACACCGGCAGGTCTCGGCAGCGGCTGGTAACGCTGCCAGTGGATTTTTGGCGTGGCTTTGTGGTACAGTAACTTAATGAGCACAACACGGGCTCCTCTGTGGCTTGTTCCCTGCTGGCAGGTACTTGAGCAGCTCCTGAAACCGTGGGCCCAAAGTGCTGGTGCTGCAAGAGTTCATGCCCCAACACGATCTTTGCTGCAGCTGCGAGCACTCGGCTTCCCCTGCGGACACCCCACCGCAGTCacccagctggagcagcaaggAAAGGCgtttttttcaaaggaataaAGTCCTTTGAGCAGGGGAAACCCCTGCTCTCAAATGGCTGTTCCTGATGACACAAAGGATTTGGGCACTTACGCTTGGTAAGAAACTGTCCTGCTCCAAGTCACGGGCCGGCACACGGATGCTGTGGGCTGCTGAAGCTGGGATGTCTCATAGAGTGTGTCCAACGCTGCACTGGGAAGAGAAGAGATTTGGGGGTTTACTGTGATGTGTCCCGACCCGAAAAGGGCACCGGACAGCCCGTGCTGAGGTGTCGTCCAGGAACGGGGGGAGCACCACAGctccctgcccgccccggccccgggaAGGCACTTGGTGCTGACAGCGTAATGTCACCAGTTGCTGCCAACACACTGTTCAAAATCACGGGAGGCCCAGAGGAATCTGAGGCTGGCGCAAAAGTCATGattcaattaaattaaaaaaaacccactaagtAATTAATTTGCTCTAACGTCTACTTTAGCATCCGCCAAGACGCTCGCCCAGTCCCAGATTGCTGGTGCAGGTCTGCGTGCCTTCTGATGGTGCCCAAATCTCCCTCCTTGGAGCTGCTCTGTGAGGGCTGTGCTACCCGGACCTGCAGGTCCCGCTCCCGGAAAGCAGAGAACGGGGCAGCATccccttgttttatttctccagCCAGACCAGAAACAACTCGAGTGCCTGTAGTGCAGGTGAGGCAGCCCGGCTCTGCTGCCCATGGAGAGCAGAGCATCGCCTGGCCCGGGGCTTGCGGGTGCCTGGGGAGCAGGGCGGCAGTGTCCCCCTGCTCCTGCAGACCAGGGCACCCcgtccctgccccagcagggcCCTGACAcactgctggggctgagcaTGCCGAGCACGCTGAGCACGCCAAGCACCACCGGCCCCGCAGCCCTGGGCTcgagctgctccccagcagtgCTCGGGGCGCTTTGGGACGGGCTCTGCTGCTTTCCATAAAGTGGTTCCTGTTTGCAGGCAGCAACTTATCCGGACATTTGCATGCGACAGGCTGGGCTGGCTCTGCAAACGCTGGCAGCAAACTGTGCCGAGCGGCCCCCGCGACGGCATCGCACGACGGGTGAGACGGACGGTGAGACCCATGAGGTGGACGATCCGATGGACAAGCAGGTTCCTGCTCCAGGAGCAGCGCGAGGGAGGCCCTGCCTGTCCCACCTCTGCTCGCTGTCAGCGCAGGGGGGGACAGGGCGGGTTTTGGGGCCAGCCGGGAACACGGgtgggtgccagagccctgtgTCCAGTTacacagcacttccctggggCTCCAAATGGCTGGCACCAGGCAGCATGGCCTCTGCTCGAAGCAGAGCAGCTCTTGTCTGGAAAGAGTTAATGTTTTGGAGAGGAATTCATTCAACAGGCAAGAGATAAGGCTGCTGTGCTGTCTCAGACGCTGGGGAAAGCTGCTGAGGGCGGCAGGTGCCGTTGGCCCTGCCCATGTTCTGGCTGGGATGCCACCGACTGCAACACGCTGTGTCAGGCACGTGACGGAGCCGCGGTGCTGCCCACGCAGCCCAGGCCGAGCAGCTGCCGCTCGCGGGAGCCGGGGAACGAGCGGGGCCTTGTGTGCCCGGTGGCGGAGCCCACGCTGGCTGCGGAGCCCTCGGCCCATCCGCGGGAGCCACCGCCGGCCGTGCAGATGTGAGTCTGTCCGGACAGCTGCGCCTTCCCGTCACCCTCCTGCCGGGCCCGGCCAGCTCTGGACAAAGGCTCGCCTGAAATCCGCTGCTTCGCTCCCGTTAAACTGCATTTGCCTTTCTTAACACACCCGATTTATCCTGCCGTGTCCCCGCTGTAATCCAACACTGTTGCTCTTCATTGTGCTGGGGcggagagaggaagagagtgAGAAGCCTCTTCCCAGCCATTGCTGTGTgcaaaaacaaagaggaaactAGCTGAAGATCAAGCGAGgccagcacagagcccagccctggctgtgccACCTGTGGGACCTGCAAGGGACGGTGGCAGGACAGGGACAGCTGCACCATACAGCCACTTTGCACCATTTCATGTGAAAAACAACCCCATGTCTCCTGCCATTTTCTCCTGGTTTGAGTTTCTGAGCAGTTGTGGGCCGGGGTGGTCACAGAACCTGAAGTCAGTGTCCCCAGGGCGCTGGAGCCCATCTCAGCTGGTTCGTCACGGTTGTCACGCTGCGAAGGGGCCGCAGGTGCTGCCCAGGACACTGTGACACCGCGGGCTCAGAGCggggctgtccctgcagcagcagccaaaacCGCCTTCAAAGAGCCGGGTGCGCTTGTGGTCCCCTGCGAGGGGGTGACATTCCCTGGGTGCAGCGTGGTCCTTGGGCACAGCCCGGCTGGTGCTGGGATGGCATTGACAAGGTGTTCCTGCTTCCTCGTTGGCTTAGCTGACTCAATTAACTGATTAATTAAGGTTGTAACAGCCCTGACCCACAGCAAGCCCCTTTGTAAACTCTGCCCTGGCCTTCCCCAGGCACAGAGATCAGTCGCTGCTGTGTGCTCGCCCCACTGGGAGGGCTGGGGTCCCCAGGGTGGCAGGGGGTCCCCGGCCCTGGTGACACAGGGGTGGGACCAGCACAGCCTCCTCCCTCCCCGGCAGATTGGTGGGTTCTGCCATTTCTCTCATCTGCATAAtcaggggtgggggaaggcaAGTGGATAATTACAGCCTGGAGACGACTCTGGTCTTCAAAGCCTCCAGGTCTTTCCATACAGCTCCTGGCCAGCACTGTCCTTGGGTGCAGGTTTATGACGAGGGGTGCTTCTCCAGCCCCCCTGCACCGGGACCCCGTCCTGCAGACTCCCGGGTTCCCCGCAGACCCTCCGCTCCTGGCCGTGCTGCTCAGGTAAGTCTGGCCGCTCGTGTCGGGCACCGCGGGTGTTTGTGCTGCGCCTCGAGGTGACGCTGCGTGGTTCGTGTGCGGTTTGTGCCTTCCCAGGGCTGAGCAGTTTGACACCGGCTCATCTCCCACCCGGGCTGGCTTTC is a window of Columba livia isolate bColLiv1 breed racing homer chromosome 20, bColLiv1.pat.W.v2, whole genome shotgun sequence DNA encoding:
- the DUSP14 gene encoding dual specificity protein phosphatase 14, which gives rise to MTSRSHNSLPRTLMAPRMLSESALGGIAQITPSLYLSRGSVASNRHLLLSRGITCIINATIEIPNFNWPQFEYVKVPLADMPNAPISLYFDSVADKINSVARKHGATLVHCAAGVSRSATLCIAYLMKYHKVSLFEAYNWVKSRRPIIRPNVGFWRQLIDYERKLFGKTTVKMVQTPYGIIPDVYERERRPLMPYWGI